From one Neofelis nebulosa isolate mNeoNeb1 chromosome 4, mNeoNeb1.pri, whole genome shotgun sequence genomic stretch:
- the LOC131510604 gene encoding zinc finger protein 709-like, which yields MDSVAFEDVTVNFTLEEWALLNPSQKKLYRDVMQETFRNLASVGDKWEDRNSKSLYEHETNRRRVIEGPCQSKEGSPRGDPRHQNPSPKQIKKISTGIKLRKCSFCGQVFRHHSSFSRHMLSHTGHKLYEYQEYEEKPYKCKECGKAFKHRQSIRVHVRTHTGEKPYKCQHCGKAFKHCQSIRKHERIHTGEKPYACKQCGETFRYRHNFQKHERTHTGEQPYRCKHCGKALSCLSYCRIHERTHTGEKPYECKQCGKAFSYASYIRIHERTHTGEKPYECKKCGKAFSCPNYFRKHEKTHTGEKPYECKQCGKGFSCPRSFRSHEKRHRGEKPYECKVCGKTYSCPVYFRNHERRHSGEKSYECKICGKSFSCPKYFRKHERSHTGEEPCECNDCENPVSPLAIFQRHVMKATGDGPYKCKECGKVFDCPNYFRCHEKIHSGEKPYGCKECGKAFSSSMSLQNHERSHSRKKPHECKECGKAFSFPCSLQKHERSHTGEKPYECKQCGKAFTYLSSMQKHERTHSGEKPYECKQCGKAFIYLSSMQKHERTHSGEKPYECKQCGKAFITLSNVQRHMIKHTGDGPCKCKECGKAFDCPSSLRTHERTHTGEKPYQCKHCGKAFTRSSSLRNHERTHSGA from the exons GACTCAGTGGCCTTTGAGGATGTGACTGTGAACTTCACCCTGGAGGAGTGGGCTCTTCTGAATCCTTCCCAGAAGAAACTCTACAGAGATGTGATGCAGGAAACCTTCAGGAACCTGGCCTCAGTAG GAGACAAATGGGAGGATCGTAACAGTAAAAGTCTGTATGAACATGAGACAAATCGAAG GCGCGTGATAGAGGGTCCCTGTCAAAGTAAAGAAGGTAGTCCGCGCGGAGACCCCCGCCACCAGAATCCAAGTCCAAAGCAGATAAAGAAGATTTCTACTGGAATCAAACTCCGTAAATgcagtttctgtggacaggtgtTCAGGCATCATTCATCCTTCAGCAGGCACATGCTCTCCCACACTGGCCACAAACTGTACGAGTACCAGGAATACGAAGAGAAGCCTTATAAGTGTAAGgagtgtgggaaggccttcaAACATCGCCAGTCCATCCGCGTACACGTCAGGACTCACACCGGCGAGAAACCTTACAAGTGCCAGcactgtgggaaagccttcaagCACTGCCAGTCCATTCGCAAGCACGAAAGGATCCACACCGGCGAAAAGCCCTACGCGTGCAAACAGTGCGGAGAAACATTCCGGTATCGACACAACTTCCAGAAACACGAGCGGACGCACACCGGAGAGCAGCCCTACAGGTGTAAGCACTGTGGGAAAGCCCTCAGTTGTCTCAGCTACTGCCGGATTCACGAGCGAACTCACACCGGCGAGAAGCCGTACGAGTGTAAgcaatgtgggaaagccttcagttaCGCCAGTTACATCCGAATACACGAGAgaactcacactggagagaagccctatGAGTGCAAGAAGTGCGGGAAAGCCTTCAGTTGCCCAAATTACTTTCGAAAACATGAGAAAACGCACACCGGGGAGAAACCCTACGAGTGTAAGCAGTGCGGTAAAGGCTTCAGCTGCCCTAGATCCTTCCGCAGTCACGAAAAGAGACACCGGGGCGAGAAGCCGTACGAATGTAAGGTATGTGGTAAAACCTACAGCTGTCCCGTATACTTTCGAAACCACGAAAGGAGACACAGCGGGGAGAAGTCCTATGAATGCAAGATCTGTGGGAAGTCCTTCAGTTGTCCCAAGTATTTCCGAAAACACGAGAGAAGTCACACGGGCGAGGAGCCCTGTGAATGTAACGACTGTGAGAACCCCGTGAGTCCTCTCGCGATATTTCAAAGACACGTGATGAAGGCCACCGGAGATGGACCTTACAAGTGTAAGGAGTGCGGGAAGGTCTTCGACTGCCCCAATTACTTTCGATGTCACGAAAAGATCCACAGCGGAGAAAAGCCATACGGATGTAAGGAATGTGGCAAAGCCTTCAGTTCCTCCATGTCCCTTCAAAACCACGAAAGAAGTCATAGTAGGAAAAAACCTCacgaatgtaaggaatgtggcaaAGCCTTCAGTTTTCCTTGTTCCCTCCAGAAACACGAAAGAAGTCACACcggggagaaaccctatgaatgtaaacagtgtgggaaagccttcactTACCTCAGTTCTATGCAAAAACACGAAAGAACTCACAGTGGAGAGAAGCCGTATGAATGTAAgcagtgtgggaaagccttcattTATCTCAGTTCTATGCAAAAGCACGAAAGGACCCATAGTGGAGAGAAGCCGTATGAATGTAAgcagtgtgggaaagccttcattACTCTCTCAAACGTTCAAAGGCACATGATAAAGCACACTGGAGACGGGCCTTgtaaatgtaaggaatgtgggaaggccttcgATTGTCCTAGTTCGTTGCGAACACACGAACGGACTCACACCGGGGAGAAACCCTATCAGTGTAAACATTGTGGTAAAGCCTTTACTCGTTCCAGTTCCCTACGAAACCACGAGAGAACTCATAGCGGAGCGTAG